A genomic region of Bosea sp. 124 contains the following coding sequences:
- the tssL gene encoding type VI secretion system protein TssL, long form: protein MSDPGSPSDPFGRSDRTIIKPNPAGRRAPLPSRPAQAAPAAPSPYAAPTPYGAPAAPSPGVPGTGDEWLSAPQQTAPRSAPPPQAPASGPMPRRDQLLTPNANPLLRAAGPLLLLLGRLRSSLSSAPPAQLLGQVTETIEAFEHEVRAAGASAEQTRIAKYVLCAAADDIVQNIPGEDRHVWTQHSMLSRFFGERTGGVRFFEELDRAKADPSVNYDLLEMMHACLALGFQGIHRTSSGGAANLQMIQRNLFETLRRVKQPDPELSPRWRGQAVASQVARFKIPVWSVAALAGLAVLGLYFVFRALLGGNAEAAASALLTVHPKGELGIVRKVFSAPPPPVAPPPVLPKVCGAVQPPIVCQVTPNVIIVRLVDITLFEPGQAAVRDEFRPLIERIATVLETEGGTVKVLGHTDNVPIRTARFPSNLELSQARAKAVGELLRTKLSKPDRISFEGKGADVPIAPNATREGRAKNRRVEIVIQRNV, encoded by the coding sequence ATGAGCGATCCGGGTTCGCCTTCCGATCCGTTCGGCCGCTCGGACCGGACCATCATCAAGCCGAACCCGGCCGGACGCCGCGCGCCCCTGCCCTCCCGCCCGGCGCAGGCCGCGCCGGCCGCGCCCTCTCCCTATGCCGCACCGACCCCTTATGGAGCTCCTGCCGCACCCTCGCCCGGCGTGCCCGGCACCGGTGACGAGTGGCTTTCGGCACCGCAGCAGACGGCACCGCGATCCGCGCCACCCCCGCAAGCTCCCGCTAGCGGCCCGATGCCGCGGCGCGACCAGCTCCTGACGCCCAACGCCAACCCGCTGCTGCGCGCCGCCGGTCCCTTGCTGCTGCTGCTCGGGCGCCTGCGCTCCTCTTTGAGCAGCGCCCCGCCGGCGCAGCTTCTCGGCCAGGTCACCGAAACGATCGAGGCCTTCGAGCACGAGGTCCGCGCTGCCGGTGCCTCGGCCGAGCAGACCCGGATTGCGAAATACGTCCTCTGCGCCGCGGCCGACGACATAGTCCAGAACATTCCGGGTGAGGACCGGCATGTCTGGACCCAGCACAGCATGCTCTCGCGCTTCTTCGGCGAGCGCACCGGCGGCGTGCGTTTCTTCGAGGAACTCGACCGCGCCAAGGCCGATCCCTCGGTGAATTACGATCTGCTCGAGATGATGCATGCCTGTCTGGCGCTGGGTTTCCAGGGCATCCACCGGACCTCCTCCGGCGGAGCCGCCAATCTCCAGATGATCCAGCGCAACCTGTTCGAGACGCTGCGCCGGGTGAAGCAACCCGACCCCGAGCTCTCGCCGCGCTGGCGCGGACAGGCGGTCGCCTCGCAGGTCGCGCGCTTCAAGATTCCGGTCTGGTCGGTGGCAGCGCTCGCTGGCCTCGCCGTGCTCGGCCTCTATTTCGTCTTCCGCGCCTTGCTCGGCGGCAATGCCGAAGCTGCGGCCTCCGCCCTGCTCACGGTCCATCCCAAGGGCGAGCTCGGCATCGTCCGCAAGGTCTTCTCGGCCCCGCCGCCGCCTGTGGCGCCACCGCCCGTGCTGCCCAAGGTCTGCGGCGCCGTGCAGCCGCCGATCGTCTGCCAGGTCACGCCCAACGTCATCATCGTCCGGCTCGTCGACATCACCCTGTTCGAGCCGGGACAGGCGGCGGTGCGGGACGAGTTCAGGCCGCTGATCGAGCGCATCGCGACCGTGCTGGAGACCGAGGGCGGCACCGTCAAGGTGCTCGGCCACACCGACAACGTGCCGATCCGCACGGCCCGCTTCCCGTCCAATCTCGAACTCTCGCAGGCGCGCGCCAAGGCGGTCGGCGAGCTGTTGAGGACCAAGCTGAGCAAGCCCGACCGGATCAGCTTCGAGGGCAAGGGCGCCGACGTTCCGATCGCCCCCAACGCCACACGCGAAGGGCGCGCCAAGAACCGGCGCGTCGAGATCGTGATCCAGCGCAACGTCTGA
- the tssK gene encoding type VI secretion system baseplate subunit TssK codes for MSWYSKVVWSEGLFLRPHHFQQNDRYLENLLENRVRHVTPYPWGFSVLEIDRDLAQQSRIGLRRAVGVMPDGTPFAMPDNSPLPLAIEVPENAAGQIVWLSLPLASANTREVEDTLNGSASRYVPATEMLIDSTASLRIEEEIDIAHPRLTLELRKTAKAGYVGLALGRILEVRDRAILFDEKFAPPVLVCSAYPVIEGWLDRVIGWIDNKLEELARYAADPTAGGGLQSADYFMLQLLNRQIPVLKHLRQSRYVHPERLFVTFVALAGELATFTTAERRARDYPAYDHDDLETCFTPVVRDIQDFLSANLGRRAIRLEITERAPNAFMSTIRDRSLVRNATLILEVAARRPLTEIQAQFPQLFKVGPNTKMNEIVHAHLPGISLVHLPTPPPQIRALTDHVYFYLDRASPLWPEFSTASSIGMHFSGDWPDLEMELWAVLEGRR; via the coding sequence ATGTCGTGGTACAGCAAGGTCGTCTGGTCGGAAGGGCTTTTCCTAAGGCCGCATCACTTCCAGCAGAACGATCGGTATCTTGAGAACCTGCTGGAAAACCGTGTCCGGCACGTCACTCCTTACCCATGGGGATTCTCGGTGTTGGAGATCGACCGCGATCTCGCCCAGCAGAGCCGGATAGGCCTGCGCCGCGCCGTCGGCGTCATGCCGGACGGCACGCCCTTCGCAATGCCCGACAACAGCCCGTTGCCGCTGGCGATCGAGGTGCCGGAGAATGCCGCCGGCCAGATCGTCTGGCTCTCGCTGCCGCTGGCCTCGGCCAACACCCGCGAGGTCGAGGACACGCTGAACGGCAGCGCCAGCCGCTACGTTCCCGCGACCGAGATGCTCATCGATTCGACCGCCTCGCTGCGGATCGAGGAGGAGATCGACATCGCCCATCCGCGCCTGACGCTGGAACTGCGCAAGACCGCCAAGGCCGGCTATGTCGGCCTGGCTCTCGGGCGCATCCTCGAGGTCCGCGACCGGGCGATCCTGTTCGACGAGAAATTCGCGCCGCCGGTCCTGGTTTGCTCGGCTTATCCGGTGATCGAGGGCTGGCTCGACCGGGTCATCGGCTGGATCGACAACAAGCTTGAAGAACTCGCCCGCTACGCCGCCGACCCGACCGCCGGTGGCGGCCTGCAGAGCGCCGATTACTTCATGCTGCAGCTCCTGAACCGGCAGATCCCGGTGCTGAAGCATCTGCGCCAGTCGCGTTATGTCCATCCCGAGCGCCTGTTCGTGACCTTCGTCGCGCTGGCCGGCGAACTCGCCACCTTCACCACGGCCGAGCGCCGCGCCCGCGACTATCCGGCCTACGACCATGACGATCTGGAAACCTGCTTCACGCCGGTCGTGCGCGACATCCAGGACTTCCTCTCGGCCAATCTCGGCCGCCGCGCCATCCGGCTCGAGATCACCGAGCGCGCACCCAACGCCTTCATGTCGACGATCCGCGACCGCAGCCTGGTCCGCAACGCGACACTGATCCTGGAGGTCGCGGCACGGCGCCCGCTCACGGAGATCCAGGCGCAGTTCCCGCAGCTCTTCAAGGTCGGCCCCAACACCAAGATGAACGAGATCGTGCATGCCCATCTGCCGGGCATCAGCCTCGTCCACCTGCCGACGCCGCCGCCGCAGATCCGTGCGCTGACGGACCATGTCTATTTCTATCTCGACCGCGCCTCGCCGCTCTGGCCCGAATTCTCGACGGCGAGTTCGATCGGCATGCATTTCTCCGGTGACTGGCCCGATCTCGAAATGGAGCTCTGGGCCGTGCTCGAGGGCAGGCGATGA
- a CDS encoding PAAR domain-containing protein: MPTGPAARILDVVLHPLPGILQPGPGSPTVLIGGLPAWRGVSAAAAAAIQAARQVSDAAITTAEAATVAAAPTPGAAAAKAAEETVKSTAAATMGSMITGAAGGADIHNCLTPLPIPPHGPGVVIDGSQTVLINNLSACRVGDTIIEAVGPPNKIVMGMVNVIIGG, encoded by the coding sequence ATGCCGACAGGCCCAGCCGCGCGAATTCTGGACGTGGTTCTGCATCCGCTGCCCGGCATCCTCCAGCCCGGTCCCGGCAGTCCGACCGTACTGATCGGCGGGCTGCCGGCCTGGCGCGGCGTTTCGGCCGCCGCGGCGGCCGCGATCCAGGCGGCGCGTCAGGTCTCGGACGCGGCCATCACCACGGCGGAAGCGGCGACCGTCGCGGCTGCGCCGACGCCGGGCGCGGCCGCTGCGAAGGCGGCCGAGGAGACCGTCAAGTCGACTGCCGCTGCGACGATGGGCTCGATGATCACCGGAGCCGCCGGTGGAGCGGATATCCACAACTGTCTGACGCCGTTGCCGATTCCACCGCATGGCCCCGGTGTCGTCATCGACGGGTCGCAGACCGTGCTGATCAACAATCTCTCGGCCTGCCGCGTCGGCGACACGATCATCGAGGCGGTCGGTCCGCCGAACAAGATCGTCATGGGGATGGTGAACGTCATCATCGGTGGCTGA
- a CDS encoding RidA family protein codes for MPIERIGVTQRWCDAAIFNGIVFLAGHVAEKTEGRPLAEQTTEVLALLEETLESAGSDKTRILSVQIFLTDISKIAEMNAVWDAWVPAGTAPARATVEAKLASPGHDIEITAVAAKLGL; via the coding sequence ATGCCCATCGAACGCATCGGAGTGACGCAGCGCTGGTGCGATGCCGCGATCTTCAACGGCATCGTCTTCCTCGCCGGCCATGTCGCCGAGAAGACCGAGGGTCGGCCGCTGGCTGAGCAGACCACCGAGGTGCTGGCCTTGCTGGAAGAGACGCTGGAAAGCGCCGGAAGCGACAAGACCCGCATCCTGAGCGTGCAGATCTTCCTCACCGACATCTCGAAGATCGCCGAGATGAACGCCGTCTGGGACGCCTGGGTGCCGGCCGGCACGGCACCGGCCCGCGCGACCGTCGAGGCGAAGCTGGCCTCGCCCGGCCACGACATCGAGATCACGGCCGTGGCGGCGAAGCTCGGCCTGTAA
- the tagH gene encoding type VI secretion system-associated FHA domain protein TagH, producing MRGVTTAGKMAACKAAASKSFAMPLTLTIENETTLPDGGPLSVTLSGGRGLDIGRDQHLDWALPDPTRAISGRHCEVRFRDGDYWLRDVSTNGTYVNGGSQRVQSPYRLQHGDRLEIGHYVIAVTIDGASVPGSEPAGASSFAPQPESLWSASGDEAPPIPRRDLLPPNKHRPVHDGFIDWAADIPAPTTGPAAPLPPRPAPQPGGDDFAWAPYQAPPAAPVEPVAPIPTPRRPLTAELPPGDPWGDPSAAEPAPAITPRPQADPPPPSPSQPFAPPPTPAGMPAISAAEFVQRFAKGAGLSTGDLGWQDPGAFAEQLGGLMRLVAIELKQLLAARAESKRIARSANQTMIQAQDNNPLKFSPTVDDALQLIFGKPKSGYLSAQKAFDESFRDLKAHQIKTYSAMQHALRMLVEDLDPQAIAESMAQERGLDSLLGSRKAKMWDAYVARWDAKTAPYEDGLVDAFMLYFAECYDRGGK from the coding sequence ATGCGCGGCGTCACGACCGCGGGCAAGATGGCCGCGTGCAAGGCGGCTGCGTCCAAGAGTTTCGCGATGCCCCTGACGCTGACGATCGAGAACGAGACCACGCTGCCTGATGGCGGCCCCCTCAGCGTCACGCTGAGCGGTGGCCGGGGGCTCGACATCGGCCGCGACCAGCATCTCGACTGGGCCCTGCCCGATCCGACGCGGGCGATCTCCGGGCGCCATTGCGAGGTCCGCTTCCGCGACGGCGACTACTGGCTCCGCGACGTCTCGACCAACGGCACCTACGTCAATGGCGGGAGCCAGCGCGTGCAGTCGCCCTACCGGCTGCAGCATGGCGACAGGCTCGAGATTGGGCATTACGTCATCGCCGTCACGATCGACGGCGCCTCCGTGCCGGGCTCGGAGCCCGCCGGCGCGTCCAGCTTCGCCCCGCAGCCGGAATCGCTCTGGTCGGCGAGCGGCGACGAGGCTCCGCCGATCCCGCGCCGCGACCTGCTGCCCCCGAACAAGCACCGCCCCGTCCATGACGGCTTCATCGACTGGGCCGCTGATATTCCGGCCCCGACGACCGGGCCGGCGGCTCCCTTGCCACCACGGCCCGCGCCACAACCGGGCGGCGACGATTTCGCCTGGGCGCCCTATCAAGCCCCGCCGGCGGCCCCAGTCGAGCCCGTCGCGCCGATCCCGACGCCGCGCCGCCCGCTCACCGCCGAACTGCCGCCGGGCGATCCCTGGGGCGATCCATCGGCGGCGGAGCCCGCCCCGGCGATCACTCCGCGACCGCAGGCGGACCCGCCGCCGCCCTCACCCTCGCAGCCCTTCGCGCCGCCGCCGACGCCGGCCGGAATGCCCGCGATCTCGGCGGCCGAGTTCGTTCAGCGCTTCGCCAAGGGCGCGGGCCTCTCGACCGGCGATCTGGGCTGGCAGGATCCGGGCGCCTTCGCCGAGCAGCTTGGCGGATTGATGCGCCTCGTCGCGATCGAGCTGAAACAGTTGCTTGCCGCTCGCGCCGAGAGCAAGCGCATCGCCCGCAGCGCCAACCAGACGATGATCCAGGCGCAGGACAACAACCCGCTGAAATTCTCGCCGACAGTCGACGACGCGCTGCAGCTCATCTTCGGCAAGCCGAAGAGCGGCTATCTCAGCGCGCAAAAGGCCTTCGACGAGAGCTTCCGCGATCTCAAGGCCCACCAGATCAAGACCTATTCGGCCATGCAGCACGCGCTGCGCATGCTGGTTGAGGATCTCGATCCGCAGGCCATCGCCGAAAGCATGGCGCAGGAGCGCGGCCTCGATTCGCTGCTCGGCTCGCGCAAGGCGAAGATGTGGGACGCCTATGTGGCCCGCTGGGACGCCAAGACCGCCCCGTATGAGGACGGCCTCGTCGACGCCTTCATGCTCTACTTCGCCGAGTGCTACGACCGCGGCGGGAAGTGA